gtGCCGCTGAAGAAGTGGCAACAGCACCTCGAGTAGACCTGGATGGTCGCGTTGACTCAGTCAAGGGAGTGCGGGAGGATGAGTACGCCTGCGTGCTCCCATCCACGTGTGTTGAATGTCGAGGAGACCGCTCGCTCCGTGTAGAGAGTCCGAGCGACCCAAGACCATTTAACTCCCGTTCAATTAGTTCACGgccttctcgccagcctccTATTCCATACCCACTGGGGTTATTTTCgagatcatcatcgtcctcttcgaTGAGACCAAAGCCACAAATGTTTCTGACTCGGCCGTAGAGGTTGAAAAGGGTAGCCCCGATAGGAATTAAAATAGAAACTGGGAAGAAGTAATCGAACCCTTTCCCGAGTGGCGTCAGATTAATCCACTGACCAAGGAAATGGTAGAACGTAGTGGCTTCTCGGACATTTTTAGGTAGAAACGTCAAAAAGTTATACGCGATCGGGACAGTAAGTCTCGCAACCAAACTTGCATACCAGCATGCGCTCTCACCATACGTGTTGCGTCTGACTAGGGCTCGGTTACCCCAGACCTTCGCTTCACCGACGCCAACCAACGCTGCGGAGCACATATATAGTAGCCACATGGAGGCGATGACTTGCTTTCCAAAGCCAACTGGAGCTGGGGTTTCATGATATGATACGATCGACAGGGTTACCACAGAAAGCCGCGGTGCTATCGACTTGATCAATTCAGACCAGACCACACATACCGAGGCCGCCGCAAAAAACACTCCCAATGCAAGTCGCAGATTGGGATAGACATTTGTATACACTTGGTAGCGCATATAGGGTGTAAGGACTTTCCATTGCGGGGAGGTAGAGCGTTGCGTGTGATGACTGAACTCGAGCTTTTTGGATGCGGATGAATTAATGACTGCCTGTAGGTCGGCTGCAGTGAAAATTAAACGATCCCATGCATCAACAAAGCGAGCCTTTTGGTGCCGAGCCCGTTGGAGGCGCCTTGTCAAGTCAGCCAGATAGCGCTCAGTAATCACAGCAGGGACTGTGGAACTAGTCGGGGGATCTATTATTCCAAGTCGATGTTCTGGGGGAGTTGATGTTTCGGCGAGTTCTTCTATCCAGTCCTGGAAATCGCGCGCGGTGCCGGTCTTTCGATGTTGTAGCTGGGCTACCTGAGCCTCCAAACTTTCCAAGTCATTGACGGCGTCCACCAGGCGGTCATGTAGCAATGGAGCTTGAGCCTGAAGCCTCCGCAATCTtccactggcactggcattGCGGAATAAAGTGCGAGGGATGGATACCAGGCCGTGGCCCATCAAGAATATTGCAAGGACTAAACCCCAGACGTAGGCCAGGGCCATTGCAAGGGTTTTGATGGTAGAAAACTCGAAACCATTTTGGATGGAGATATAAATTAGGCCCACTGTCGCACACCCAAGAACGATCATTTGGTACCGGGCATTGGACCGGATAGAATATTGGATACGTGATCTCGCATCGCGGTATCCGGAATCGATATATTCACCGAGTAGAGGAAGAATCGCCCTGGAATTACATAAAAGAATTAGATCTGAACTGGTATGTCAAGAATCGGATTATGCCACTGGCTACATACCACGTGAGAACGAATATCAACCAGTAAGTGATGCGCCACGAGACCAGGAGAAGGCGCTCAGGAAGCCATATTGCTTTGGGACCGCCGCCATCGCGCGAGCTCGACGCTAGGTCAATGGGGACTAGAAGGACTACGCTGGCAGGAAGAGCAAGTGCGAGAAAGACGGGGATGGATAGATATGCCGGCGTAGCTCGCAGAGTCAGGAATCGTCGGAGGAGGATCAAGACAATCACGGAGATTATGACGAGGGcaaaggtgaagaagatgctgGAGCCCACCGATATGGCGGCTATCGAGATCATGGTGCTAGGGACGTTGAATAAAGGCGACACATGTATGGAGCAAcgaagggagagagaggccTTGATTTGATCGATCAACAATAATTGACCATGTCGGGTCGGTCAACTAGACTAAAGGAGAGAGACTATTGACCAGGAACCGGAAAAGCGCGGTTGACTGGCGAGTGTCTGTGGGAGAGTATAAGGTTAGAGGAACAGAACAGAAAGAGAGCGCGGGGCGAAAGCGCAAGGGGAGAGAAAATGGAAGCCTAAAACGGGATCGATCCAGACCCTCCGTCCACTGAAGCTGACGACGATTGAAGGGAACTGAGAGTGCCAATCACAATATAACGAGGGCGACTGGCGAGTGACGACAGCGGATGCTACTGGTCACGTGCCATAACGTGACCAGGCTGTTTCCGGAAATCAACGCGGCTCTAATTGGCGGGCGACTCAGTCGTACGACCTGGAACTTGAACCATTGGAAGTTCCAAGTTGGAACATGGCCCAAATTTGGAGCATTTGCTGAGAGTAGCACAGAGGGAGCTATTTGTATTTTGTGCCTTGTTGAGGACTTCAGGTACCTTGGTTCTGATTGTAATAATAACGGTATTTCGATGCCGACCGAGTCCGGTTGCAGACCGGCTAGACTAGTATCGGGATGCTTGTACCACTTCACAACAAACTCATTCTTATACTCCGGACACAGAACGTAGTAATCTACCCCAGTGGGAAGTCGATTGTAGCAGACGTCGCGATGCCGCTCGAACAGCGAGCGGTATGTTGGAAAAGAGCTCAAAACCAAGGCACTGGCTTGACACTGCCCTTCACGTAGTCCATCCGCAGGTCCAGCATGCAGCAGGCTGCACCGGACAGTCACTGACTGCCACTGGAGACTGCTACACAAGGCTTGGCCGTCAGACCTTGCGTCTCTCCACCAGTAACCAGTCAATCATCCACCCGACTGACCTGGTGAGGGAGAACGCTCCCGATCTCCATTCTTCAGAAGTTCAGTCGCAGGCTGATCTGCTAGTGCCGACTTCGAAGGTACCGCCTGCTGTCACGACTGACTACAGGCACTAAAGCGACTAAAGCTTCCCTGGCTTCGACCCAAAACGAGCAAAACATGGTCCTGTCCCCAAAGTCTAGTTCTTGTTAGTTCTGCACCgctcgccctcctcttctcccgTCCTCTGCATTCacaaccatcaccaccatcttTCGCATCGGGCACAGTTGCGCTGTTATTTATCCCAGAACCgccctgttcttctttcaagtttcctccctcctttccctcgtcctctccctcttcctctctctcttcgTCACCGTCTTCGCAGGCCATCGTCCTTCGCCCAGCTGACTCTCGTTGCCCGCCCGCCACACCACTGGGCAGCAACTTGTTTTACCTTTTGCCCTCTTTTTCGGTAGGCTCATTATCCTTTCCTgcctcgccatcgccctccCCTCTCCTCACCCCATTTCCAACTTCCTCCGACCGCCCCCTAACAAGTTTGTGTTTCCCTCCGGCCCCCGAGACCGTcctatttccttttttctgtTGCTTCACAATCCCACCGTCCTCCCGCCGAGCCCGTTTCAAaccttccccttcttcatATTACGATCATCCTGACGCTTGATCTTCATTTAGCTTTTTGGAATCTGTGTCTTTCTCGGTTTTGTTTTTTCTGCCTTCCTGGCTCCTGAAACTCGTCTCGATACTCCCAACCGATCGATAAATCCCCGTCGTTCGTGACGCTTTACGTTGATTCGAATTGTTCTGCAACCACTTGGGTTCCGTGTAACTGCAAACATCCCTGCGAGTAATCCAACCCTCGCCGGTGCAGTCTTGacttcctctccccccaAAGCCGCTCGCCCACCTCTGCCAGCGAACTGGCCGTGACTTGACTGTGGTGCCCGAACGCCTTGTTTCCTCTGTTGCGACGATCCCTTTTGCGACAACACACTTGCACATCCCCTCTACCAATTTAACCCCATTCAACACAGTCTAGTACATCTCCGACTACAACCTTTTTATATCGCAATATTTTGGATCTGTCTATCGAGTCGCGCATTTTCGTCCTCCGCTTTCTAATTCTCTCCCATCGGAATCTCATATTTATTGCCGATCGTGGTACCGCCCTATTTTCTCCACGCCTCTACCTGTCCTTCACGCGTCTCGTCCGATCCAAGTTCAACACTGTGGGGCCTGTATTTGTCGGCGAATGCTGATTTTCCAGGAAGGCTTGCGCCTTAATCCTCGATCCCCGCCGAGGGGGTTGTTGACATGAACCCCGCAAATTTCCCCAATGCCAATGGGGTCATGAATGCTGGAGCGAAGCCACCGGGTCAAATGCAGGGTGTTCCTAAGAACGACATCCAGTACGTTTTGGCCAGTGTCGCCAGTGCTTTACAAAACCAGGGCCCGTTTACCGGCTGGAGAGCTGAGGTCTCTGTCAGAGACCGGACATTCAAAGTACATCAGATGTGAGTTTGATTTCTCCCACCCTTTAAGATACGAACTTTTTAACTTACAAAATCGCTATCGCTGTTAGGATAACCTCCCTTCGTTTAATACAGCCACAAATAGAGCTGCGAAATGCCGCCACGGCGGCTATGAATTTCGAGCAAAAGGCGTTCAAAGAAGCCGCCACCAAGGTATGCCGGGATCCGGTTCCGCCCTGGTTAGTAATTACCTAGACTCTAAACCTTAATCTCCAGGCCGATTACGACAGAGAGTTCAACGACAAACTCGTCCACATCCGCGACACACGTGCCAGACAAGCGGCGGCGATGCAGGGAGGCATCATGCAACCAGGACCGGCAGCGACCGGCATGGCCGGCGTTGGTCAGTCGCCATTTCCACAACAAATGTCCCGACCGATGCAGGCGTCGCCAATGCCTGGCCAGCAGCAAATGCAGATGGGCATGAATGATCCAAACCAACAAGCCACCCtgcagcagcgccagcagcagcaatcaCAAGCGATgcttcaacagcagcaacagcagcaacggccACAGCAACGGCCTGGAGGCGCCACTGCGCTGAATGACGAACTCAACTCTTTATCACCCCAGGAATTTAGCAATGTCTGCCGTGTAGCATCTCAAATTTATCAGAAGACGTCACCCGACGACTTGAACAAGATAAAAGTAAATTTGCAGAACATGAGCCCGGAACAGAAGATTTATCTCTCCAAGAAAGGCATGGACCCCCTGACCTACTTTTTCCGCTGTCAAGCGATGAGCCACCTCCGTCGAGTTAAACGTTCCCGCATGGAGATGGCTCGCAACAACCAGAACAATGCAGTTGACTCTGCCAACGGCTTGATGGGAGATCCTATGATGAaccctcaacaacaccaaatgTTTCAAAACATGGTGAATATGCAGCAACAAAGAAATCCTTCGTTCTCAATGGGTAATCAACAGACCCTCGACTCCTCATCATTTATCGGAAACGTCGAAAACATTCAAGGGCAACAGGCTGACGGATTACGCTCTCAAGAAGCTGGCCAACTTGTGGTTCCCGCTAGCTCGTCCCAGATGAATCAACACCCGTTCCCCGCGTCCCAAAACATGTTTCCAGTTGGCCAGCAAATGGGCCAAGGAAGTCAAGTCAACATGAATAACGCTGGAATAAGCCCTCCGTTCTTGactcagcagcagcccccGAATGCTCAAGCTGGCCCGCAGGATCGGACCCAACAAGCCTCCCAGTTTCAGTCCCAACCACAGCAAACGCAGGCCCAACGTGTACAGGCGGCCCAGAAAGCGCAGCTAGCGATGACACAAACCGCGCAATCAAATTCTCACATGCAGCAACCGATCTCCCAAAGCCCAGCCATGCCAATGTTGAACCGCCCGATGGCAGCCCCAGGACAAATGTCTCCCGCCCAGGCCACCGCTCAAGCACAACCGCCCTCAAGACAAGCGAGCATGGGACAGCATCCGAACAATGTTCAGCCCATGGGTGCACGACAAGGGATGCAAAATCGGCCCACTATTCCTGCAAATTTTCcgccccagctccaggaacAGCTTTCCGCGATGTCTAACGAGCAGTTGGCTGCTTTCTTAATGAACAACCAACGCCGAATGATGGCAAACAACCCAGCTTTAGCTAGAGCGAACGCCGCCCAACAAAACCTAGCAATGCAGCAGAATATCCCACAATCTAACCAAGGCCAAAGTATGATAAATGGCCAAATGGTTAATCCCCAGAATATGCGCACCTCAATGGGATTGCAACAGCAGATCGCCTCGATGGGTGGCTCCCAGCAGCCAAATCAGGTGCAGCAGATGTCCATGCAGCAACGtcaacagcaccaacagcatcagcatcagcaacaaATATATcggcttcaacttcttcgagcGCAAGGGGGATCAAATATGGATATGACTCAGGATCAAGTGAAGGAGATGGATCGTCTTCCCTATCCAGCCGCGATCTTTCACAACAATCCGAATACGGGATCAATACCGAAAACCATCAAAAGTTGGGGCCAGTTGAAGCAATTTGCAGCAACCAACCCACAACTCCTCGGTGGGATTGATATGGGGAGATTGCTGACATTCCAGAAATTCCATCTAGCTCAACTTCTGAAGGAAACTAGCAATCGAAACCTTGAACAAAACGGCCAGACACCTTGGGTGCCTCCAAATGTACAAGGTCCGCAACAGCCGTTTATAAATCCTCAGCAATTCCAACCGGGTCAGCAACCACCACAGTTCTCTATGCCACACATGCGACAAATAACCGCAGAGGAACTTCAATTAGCTCGTCGCCGCCTTGGCTCTCAGGTACAACATCTTAGCGACGACCAATTGCGCGACATACTTCGAACGAGGCAGGTGCAGACGGCCCAAAAACAGGCAGCTCAGGCTCTTGCAAACCAGCAAAGCCAACAGGCACAGGCGCAACTACCACCGCAGGCTTCTATTCCACCTACTGCATCCCATGTGAACCCGGAAAACCAAGCTCAGAACCAGGCATCCCAACAGACGGCTCAGAGTCAAGCGGCCAAAGCCCAGGCTGCGACGCCCGCCAAGGCCGCGAAGGGGGCAGGCCCGAAACAAACACCACCGACGGCGAAGAGAAAGGTACCGAGTGACGAGACGTCGGCTGCTCAGACCTCCCCTGTGCAGGGCTCAACTCAGCCTGCGACGTCTCAAGGGCTGCCGGCAACAGCGCCGACCCGGCCGCCCATGCCATTTAGTCGGGAGCAATTGGCTGCAATGACACCTCAACAACGTGCACAAATAGAGCTACATATCCGTCGACAGCAGCAGGGTCAGACACGTGGTACAATCAACAGAGCTGCCGCGGAGGATGCGTGGAATAACCTACCGGACAAGCTTCGGCACCTATACAATGATATTGCCAAAAATGCTCCACCTGAACAGGCCATTGCTGTTACCCCGGAACAAAGGGCTACAATGAATCAACAGTTGCGTGATTGTACAGATTATTTAGGTAGGATGGATGCGCTGGTTCAGTTTATTTCCAAAGTCCCCAACCAGGAGAAAAACGTTCAAAGTTTACTTGGAATGGTATGTTTATTGTTTTAATACATCCAGTACCGATATGCTAACACATGTTAGCGTATTCAATTGATGCGTCAATTCAAACCTGGCCCTGATTGGACATTGAATGACCAATTCACGATAACTCCGGAATATCTGACAGGCACTACAAATTACATTAAGAAATTGTTCCATCACATGATTGCGCGCGTCAACCAGCAGCAAACCGGTCAGCGTCCCGGGGTGCCTCAGGGCTCTATTGTGCAACAGGCGAACCAGAACATGGCCCCACTTAACGCCAGCAACCTTCAGCAACTTcagcagcaagaggaagCTCTTCAGCGGGCTCGCAGAGCATCCAGCCAGACCGCTGCGTCAGGAGCCTCTGCTATTCCGCCGGCGCCATTTGGCGCTCCGTCGCCACAGGGTGTTCCGCATGCTTATGGTCCGGGAGGTGCACCACCCCAGGAGCTGAAACTTCCTCccccaaagagaagaaagcagtCTCATCCAAGTGGCACCCCTGTTTCCGGTCACCCAGGCCCCAAGGCGCAAGCGACAAAACAAGCGGCAGCAGAATCCAAGCCTACTATTGGTGCTTTCAAGTGCTCGGTTCCAGATTGTCAATATCACTATCAAGGCTTCACTACCCAGAATGATCTTGATAAGCATGTTGAGGATAGCCACAAGGCCGAGGAACCTGTTGAAAACCCCCTTGAATTTTATTTGCAAAGCTTGCCCACCATGACCAAGGATGGACAGAAAGCGGAGTCACAGGGCCTCGCCAAGGGTATTGGCTTTGCCATTGAAATGCCTTCTCACAGGAATGCTGCTACCACGGTGCCAGCGAAGCAAGAGGTGAAGACCGAGGCAGCGACACCAGTTCCTGGAACAACTCCAATGGGACGCGTTTCAAGCCAGTTGGCCGCGAAGCCCGCATCGCCAGCGtccagccagcagcccaCTCCGAGTCGGTCAATTGTTAAAGCTCCCGGCTCGTCATCTCTGAAGCCGACGTTAGGTCGCGATGGCAAGAAAGAGTCGGGGATCCCAGCAGAGCAGGAACCCGCGTCGATATCTAAAGACCCGTGGGAGAACAGTACGATTTCTCTCGAGGCTATTCGTGATGGGTTCATGGACCTGGGTGACAATCTTGACCTAAGTTTGGATCCGATGGAAGAGTTCCTCAACGCCGAGATGTTCGGAAATCAAGACACTCCAGACTCGGTGGAGACCGGTGTTGTTACCCAGACCCCCAAAGACGGCGACGTGCCCAAGAACGAAGATGTGGTTGGCAAAGAATCAAACTCGGACGGTAGCTGGATCCCAATGGATTGGTATTGTTTACCAACTCAATTCGACAATGTGCTAATTAACGACTCATGCGAAGAAATTGACTGGGAGATGGTTGACTTCAAGGAGGGGACAATGGGTGGGGATGACAACGGGGTCGCTATTTATGCCATGTAAAGAAGGGGAGATCCAACGCTCGGCATCATAATGACCCAGACGAGCGAACACTGTGTTGTCTTGATACCCTCTTCAGCGTTTACTTCTCCGTCGGTTTTAGCATAAGTATTCACGATTTATGTATCATATGCTGAGGAGAGGAAGTCTTTTTATATCTGTGTTGTGATTATTGTCCATATATTAGCAATGGCGTTCAAGGCAGGGTGAGCGAAAATGGGATTTCACGAGATATATAGTTATCGAGGGTAGTATTGGAGCATCTGGCGATTTTTACTTGACATCAAAGATGGGGAATTGCATAATTTAATTTGCTGAAGGTGTCTCATTTCGTTGCAAATAAATGTAAGCAGCTATACTCCGTTCCGTAGCACGTCGCTACGTATCAACCTCGGGTTCGGCCACAGGATCTGCCGTATCGTCGCCATTCGTCAATCGTCATATGTCATGCTGGTCACGGGAGATCCACGCCTGACAAGACAAAGACTCcgctccaactccccaaccCCAGCACAAACACCTGCTCGCGTTGTCTTAGCCCTGCTCAAGGGCGGATTATCAATAAAAATTTGGTCTTTTCATTgagatatatcttattattttcttgGGTCTTATTTCCTGTAGTAATATCTTGGTGGTCTTCCGTCAACAAGGTCCCCACGGACGCTCTTGAACCTGGGCCTGTGGCATTCAACTTCTGTCTTTCCCCTCATAGCCGTCCCTCGCAGCTCTTCATCCGCCGAAATGACGAACAAGGCGGCCGTACCCTTCCTAGTCACAATGATGCTTGTGACAGGAGTATGCAATACTATTCTCAACAAGTACCAGGTAAGGGTTCTAGGCCTCGGGTTCCCCCTTCACTGTATCATAGCTCATGTACCTCGATTTTCAGGATATGCAATGTGTTAGGAACTGTGATTCTCCAAATCCCAAAGACCATCGTCTCTTCGAACAGCCGGTGATTCAAACGTAAGGTTCCCAGTGGGCTGTTGCGGGACATCAAGCAAACCATCATACTTACCTGCTTCGTCACAACAGTATTCAGATGTTCATAGGTGAGATGGGCTGCTGGCTCGTCGTTCTCCTGACCAACCTATATAAACGCTATCTCGCCCCCCGTTTGTTTCAGAACCAGTCACCTCTTCTAGCCGGTGGCTATCGCCCAGTAAAtgatgttgacgaagaagattaTGAAGAGGATCAAACAATCAACGGACCcaatgacgacgacgacccaTCGAAACCCTTTCGCGTACCTGACGGTCGTATTAAACTCCAAGGGCTGAGGACGTTTCTTCTTGCTGCACCGGCATGTTGCGATATCGCAGGTACTACTCTTATGAACGTTGGTCTGTTGTTCGTCGCAGCAAGTATCTACCAGATGACGCGTGGAGCCTTGGTGTTATTTGTTGGGCTTTTCAGTGTTCTGTTCTTACACCGCAAGTTGTATCTATACCAGTGGCTGGCACTTTTCATTGTTGTTCTCGGTGTTGCACTAGTTGGTCTCGCCGGCGCACTGTTTGGGGACAAGCAAGGCCACGATATCACTCAAGAAAGTGTAGTGGCAGCAGCTCAGTCAGCCACCCTGGAAATTCGGGCAGTCGCACAGACACCGGAGACTGTGAGAGCTGTTATTGGCGTTCTCCTTATCGCTGCAGCCCAAATATTTACCGCCTCGCAATT
This sequence is a window from Aspergillus puulaauensis MK2 DNA, chromosome 6, nearly complete sequence. Protein-coding genes within it:
- a CDS encoding LMBR1 domain-containing protein (COG:S;~EggNog:ENOG410PHP6;~InterPro:IPR006876;~PFAM:PF04791;~TransMembrane:9 (o6-30i42-63o91-111i132-149o161-183i354-373o406-423i444-463o495-513i)); this encodes MISIAAISVGSSIFFTFALVIISVIVLILLRRFLTLRATPAYLSIPVFLALALPASVVLLVPIDLASSSRDGGGPKAIWLPERLLLVSWRITYWLIFVLTWAILPLLGEYIDSGYRDARSRIQYSIRSNARYQMIVLGCATVGLIYISIQNGFEFSTIKTLAMALAYVWGLVLAIFLMGHGLVSIPRTLFRNASASGRLRRLQAQAPLLHDRLVDAVNDLESLEAQVAQLQHRKTGTARDFQDWIEELAETSTPPEHRLGIIDPPTSSTVPAVITERYLADLTRRLQRARHQKARFVDAWDRLIFTAADLQAVINSSASKKLEFSHHTQRSTSPQWKVLTPYMRYQVYTNVYPNLRLALGVFFAAASVCVVWSELIKSIAPRLSVVTLSIVSYHETPAPVGFGKQVIASMWLLYMCSAALVGVGEAKVWGNRALVRRNTYGESACWYASLVARLTVPIAYNFLTFLPKNVREATTFYHFLGQWINLTPLGKGFDYFFPVSILIPIGATLFNLYGRVRNICGFGLIEEDDDDLENNPSGYGIGGWREGRELIERELNGLGSLGLSTRSERSPRHSTHVDGSTQAYSSSRTPLTESTRPSRSTRGAVATSSAAPGEEDEENFFQSFAHRVKNTIETASRPQWLQNDSFQLPRWMGNDGGNDGNSGLARWFGGRPTNGTVRL
- a CDS encoding uncharacterized protein (COG:S;~EggNog:ENOG410PQCP;~InterPro:IPR036546,IPR008626;~PFAM:PF05397,PF16987;~go_component: GO:0016592 - mediator complex [Evidence IEA];~go_function: GO:0003712 - transcription coregulator activity [Evidence IEA];~go_process: GO:0006357 - regulation of transcription by RNA polymerase II [Evidence IEA]); this translates as MNPANFPNANGVMNAGAKPPGQMQGVPKNDIQYVLASVASALQNQGPFTGWRAEVSVRDRTFKVHQMITSLRLIQPQIELRNAATAAMNFEQKAFKEAATKADYDREFNDKLVHIRDTRARQAAAMQGGIMQPGPAATGMAGVGQSPFPQQMSRPMQASPMPGQQQMQMGMNDPNQQATLQQRQQQQSQAMLQQQQQQQRPQQRPGGATALNDELNSLSPQEFSNVCRVASQIYQKTSPDDLNKIKVNLQNMSPEQKIYLSKKGMDPLTYFFRCQAMSHLRRVKRSRMEMARNNQNNAVDSANGLMGDPMMNPQQHQMFQNMVNMQQQRNPSFSMGNQQTLDSSSFIGNVENIQGQQADGLRSQEAGQLVVPASSSQMNQHPFPASQNMFPVGQQMGQGSQVNMNNAGISPPFLTQQQPPNAQAGPQDRTQQASQFQSQPQQTQAQRVQAAQKAQLAMTQTAQSNSHMQQPISQSPAMPMLNRPMAAPGQMSPAQATAQAQPPSRQASMGQHPNNVQPMGARQGMQNRPTIPANFPPQLQEQLSAMSNEQLAAFLMNNQRRMMANNPALARANAAQQNLAMQQNIPQSNQGQSMINGQMVNPQNMRTSMGLQQQIASMGGSQQPNQVQQMSMQQRQQHQQHQHQQQIYRLQLLRAQGGSNMDMTQDQVKEMDRLPYPAAIFHNNPNTGSIPKTIKSWGQLKQFAATNPQLLGGIDMGRLLTFQKFHLAQLLKETSNRNLEQNGQTPWVPPNVQGPQQPFINPQQFQPGQQPPQFSMPHMRQITAEELQLARRRLGSQVQHLSDDQLRDILRTRQVQTAQKQAAQALANQQSQQAQAQLPPQASIPPTASHVNPENQAQNQASQQTAQSQAAKAQAATPAKAAKGAGPKQTPPTAKRKVPSDETSAAQTSPVQGSTQPATSQGLPATAPTRPPMPFSREQLAAMTPQQRAQIELHIRRQQQGQTRGTINRAAAEDAWNNLPDKLRHLYNDIAKNAPPEQAIAVTPEQRATMNQQLRDCTDYLGRMDALVQFISKVPNQEKNVQSLLGMRIQLMRQFKPGPDWTLNDQFTITPEYLTGTTNYIKKLFHHMIARVNQQQTGQRPGVPQGSIVQQANQNMAPLNASNLQQLQQQEEALQRARRASSQTAASGASAIPPAPFGAPSPQGVPHAYGPGGAPPQELKLPPPKRRKQSHPSGTPVSGHPGPKAQATKQAAAESKPTIGAFKCSVPDCQYHYQGFTTQNDLDKHVEDSHKAEEPVENPLEFYLQSLPTMTKDGQKAESQGLAKGIGFAIEMPSHRNAATTVPAKQEVKTEAATPVPGTTPMGRVSSQLAAKPASPASSQQPTPSRSIVKAPGSSSLKPTLGRDGKKESGIPAEQEPASISKDPWENSTISLEAIRDGFMDLGDNLDLSLDPMEEFLNAEMFGNQDTPDSVETGVVTQTPKDGDVPKNEDVVGKESNSDGSWIPMDWYCLPTQFDNVLINDSCEEIDWEMVDFKEGTMGGDDNGVAIYAM
- a CDS encoding putative nucleotide-sugar transporter (COG:G;~EggNog:ENOG410PKEW;~InterPro:IPR012404,IPR007271;~TransMembrane:9 (o6-24i55-74o139-162i169-186o192-215i249-271o291-309i330-352o390-410i);~go_component: GO:0000139 - Golgi membrane [Evidence IEA];~go_component: GO:0016021 - integral component of membrane [Evidence IEA];~go_function: GO:0015165 - pyrimidine nucleotide-sugar transmembrane transporter activity [Evidence IEA];~go_process: GO:0090481 - pyrimidine nucleotide-sugar transmembrane transport [Evidence IEA]), producing MTNKAAVPFLVTMMLVTGVCNTILNKYQDMQCVRNCDSPNPKDHRLFEQPVIQTIQMFIGEMGCWLVVLLTNLYKRYLAPRLFQNQSPLLAGGYRPVNDVDEEDYEEDQTINGPNDDDDPSKPFRVPDGRIKLQGLRTFLLAAPACCDIAGTTLMNVGLLFVAASIYQMTRGALVLFVGLFSVLFLHRKLYLYQWLALFIVVLGVALVGLAGALFGDKQGHDITQESVVAAAQSATLEIRAVAQTPETVRAVIGVLLIAAAQIFTASQFVLEEWILENYAMEPLQVVGWEGVFGFTVTVIGSIILYLGVGRTEAGRYGYFDAKEGWHQVLTHRAVAVSSFMIMLSIGGFNFFGLSVTRTVSATSRSTIDTCRTLFIWLVSLGLGWETFKWLQVAGFALLVYGTFLFNDIVRPPLKACLPRDARERVLLPEEPIEHN